The stretch of DNA CGGGATGGGACGAGCCGAAACGCTGCTGGCCATCGGTGTCGAGTTCGTCGGGCCGCGGATCAAGCGTCGTTGACCGAACCGTATCGAACGTGAGTGATGACCCCGAGCCGTCCCAGCCCGAAACATAGCCGGCGCTGTCTCCTTGTTCGCGATCCGATGGGCTGGCGACAATCGAGCGATTCGCCTTCTTTTCGGCGGCGACCAGCGTATTGGAGGTGCCGTCGGTCGCGTCTCCCATTCGTAGCAGCGTTCGCTTGACGCTGGGCATCATCGACGACGAGCAACTGAACGTTCCCGACCAGGGCCGGGCCAACACGCCAGTTCCTTCGGCATTGGCGGCGGCGTAGTCGACTAGGCCATGCTCCTGCTTGGCGAAAGACCGCGGCAGATAGTTGCCGGCGGCGTCGACTCGGCAGAACCAGTCGTTAGTTTCCGACTTGGCGTAGGGGGATCGGCGGGAAGGGCAGTAGTAGCCGGGGATGACGCCGGCGATGGCGTTGGAGGATTGCTCCAAAGTGGTCGTTCCACCGGCGCCTTGGTGAATCGCTTGCTGCTCGAGATAGGGAAGGATCTGAAACGCCCAACCTGCCGCCTGGCGCTCGCCCACTTCCGGGCGGCCGCCAGTAAAGGTCGGGTGGACGTTGGCGGTATAGCCGCCGGTCGGCAGAAAGCGGAAGGTATCGTGGTGATTGTGCCAGGCCAAGCCGATTTGTTTCAGCTGGTTGGTGCACTGCATCCGTCGCGCCGCTTCGCGAGCCATTTGGACGGCCGGCAGCAGCAGCGCAATCAGGATCGCAATGATCGCGATCACGACCAAAAGCTCGACCAGCGTAAAGCCTGCTCGGCCGCGTCGGCTCAACAGAATCCCCCTCAATGTGGTGTAACGATTCGGCGCTTCTCATCTAGCGTATCCACGCCTATGGTTCTTGGCAAATGAACCGACGCTCGGGGAGCAAAGTTTTGAAAAAAGTAGCCGGAAAGTCCGGGTTTCGCCCTTATCCTGCGGTGTGGTAACCACTTAGGGGCGAAAGGGGCAAGCCAGCGGCCTGGCTGCGATTTCCCACGCGGACGGCTTGTTTGGGCTTGTAAACCCCAAAACATCTGGCAAAATAACCTGTTTCCGATTCTCCCCAGAGTCGCAAGAGAAGCAACTGACTCCGCCGAGGCTGTTCAATTCGGCGGAACATCCATACAAGACTATCGAGTTTCGAGGGTTCCGATGGCCGAAGTGCTGAACGTTAAAAAGCGTGAGCTGACGGGCAAGCTTAACAACCGT from Blastopirellula retiformator encodes:
- a CDS encoding DUF1559 domain-containing protein, which produces MSRRGRAGFTLVELLVVIAIIAILIALLLPAVQMAREAARRMQCTNQLKQIGLAWHNHHDTFRFLPTGGYTANVHPTFTGGRPEVGERQAAGWAFQILPYLEQQAIHQGAGGTTTLEQSSNAIAGVIPGYYCPSRRSPYAKSETNDWFCRVDAAGNYLPRSFAKQEHGLVDYAAANAEGTGVLARPWSGTFSCSSSMMPSVKRTLLRMGDATDGTSNTLVAAEKKANRSIVASPSDREQGDSAGYVSGWDGSGSSLTFDTVRSTTLDPRPDELDTDGQQRFGSSHPGGFTSLLLDGSVRFLPFTIDMDAFANLGNRSDGNPVSLD